One segment of Chloroflexota bacterium DNA contains the following:
- a CDS encoding DEAD/DEAH box helicase — MTHPQASLRLVPVKGCWVSLATPLQRDSVSIGEVNDRKEQGDNTLVLVKWRDGLRWHQLDELRCGFQLGFVVKDQPVSNTRHSLGTGTIRAVRTIGDRELALVQLHTTGESRWLPYENLARVMDARLKFPRGEVSDPDAVQRFRLKALAYALDSWNQVTGSLDRLDVDPLPHQIDLVHRIMTADQRNWLIADDVGLGKTIEVGLLLAAMKRQRQVRRVLVVCPAAVVRQWQDEMKNKFNEEFRIYGLDFSITTDNLSHWRLYEKVIVSIDRAKTDNHLQRFMASGVWDVIVCDEAHHLSKIHGQATTLRYNLLQKLRLQTDACVFLTGTPHQGHSEQFVNLLNLLRPDLHQRLRNIFFDNQVVPEMVLRNRKSLATDVNGEFLFRGQDTRRIEVALSTEAQAFSEQLLQYLRNGYSASRRGGVQGRAIGFVMTTYRKLASSSIKAIEDALNRRLARLERRTDSAVTVAVRPSAPISPPMNIDTDRDAYEDGTDGDDNLGNAADSLTEQLLGAQTFFTGEKEYIEGLLASIPAVKTSDLKLESFLSEIATPLHEEAKKLLVFTEYRSTQDYLVEALQERFPLSRVLTLNGGMSLEQKRETTSAFANDDSAMFLVSTEAGGEGINLHYRCHVMANYDLPWNPSRLVQRAGRLYRYGQNERVMVFNLTSSDGFDNQTLGLMLQRVYAIAQDMAHVSAEYQEGMETEIVGELLERLDMAELLANSQAMNINHTEAEVEEALRRAREAKEQQDRLFANVKGYDPTTSSTLYALGASDVLAFLEGILPYKGITYERRFGGRALGLNLPPELIGAFSEFRPRASNVVVTADRQLAQEHGDIAQMDFRSEFFKWLIEYAQSPEFRGEFASVPSEVSGALALFKLRWQNDQGVASEEELLPVFLPEGKKAPVAHPRFFGDMLTEPADYRVEPHALEPDERRHLLDILDSEAAARLTSRCTMFRHPNDLILLAAADLVFQ; from the coding sequence ATGACTCATCCACAAGCGTCCTTGCGTCTGGTCCCAGTCAAAGGTTGTTGGGTGTCGCTAGCAACACCTTTGCAGAGGGATTCAGTCTCCATCGGAGAAGTCAACGACCGCAAGGAGCAGGGCGACAACACGTTGGTTCTGGTGAAATGGCGGGACGGGCTTCGCTGGCATCAGTTGGATGAACTGCGATGCGGTTTCCAGCTAGGTTTCGTCGTCAAAGACCAACCTGTGTCCAATACTCGGCATTCGTTGGGCACCGGTACAATCCGCGCGGTGCGGACTATTGGTGATCGCGAACTCGCGTTGGTGCAACTGCACACAACAGGGGAAAGCCGCTGGTTGCCGTACGAGAACCTAGCACGCGTCATGGACGCGCGCCTCAAGTTTCCGCGCGGCGAGGTCTCGGACCCCGACGCTGTACAGCGCTTCAGACTCAAAGCGCTTGCTTACGCCTTGGATTCTTGGAATCAGGTAACCGGATCCCTTGACAGGCTGGATGTGGACCCGCTTCCACATCAGATAGATCTTGTCCATCGCATCATGACCGCTGACCAACGGAATTGGCTCATAGCCGATGATGTTGGCTTGGGAAAGACTATTGAGGTTGGCCTGCTCCTTGCGGCAATGAAGCGGCAGCGCCAAGTGCGGCGGGTCTTGGTTGTCTGTCCCGCGGCGGTGGTTCGTCAGTGGCAAGATGAGATGAAGAACAAGTTTAATGAAGAGTTCCGCATTTATGGCTTGGACTTTTCTATCACTACCGATAACCTCTCTCATTGGAGGCTATACGAAAAAGTGATCGTTTCGATAGATAGAGCAAAGACGGATAACCACCTTCAGCGATTTATGGCCTCCGGAGTATGGGATGTCATTGTATGTGACGAAGCTCACCATTTGAGCAAGATTCACGGCCAAGCCACTACACTTCGATACAATCTTCTCCAAAAACTAAGGCTTCAAACTGACGCGTGTGTTTTCTTGACTGGAACGCCGCATCAAGGACACTCCGAGCAATTTGTGAATCTATTGAACCTGCTACGCCCAGATTTACATCAACGTTTACGTAACATTTTCTTTGACAATCAAGTCGTGCCTGAGATGGTGCTTCGCAATAGAAAGAGTCTTGCCACAGACGTCAACGGAGAGTTCCTTTTCAGAGGACAGGACACACGCAGAATCGAGGTTGCGCTCTCTACAGAGGCCCAAGCTTTCAGTGAGCAACTTTTGCAGTATTTGCGCAACGGCTATAGCGCTTCTCGTAGAGGTGGAGTTCAAGGGCGAGCAATTGGTTTTGTCATGACAACATACCGGAAACTAGCATCATCCAGCATCAAGGCAATCGAGGACGCTCTGAACAGGAGACTGGCCCGGCTTGAGAGGCGAACTGACTCTGCGGTTACGGTAGCCGTAAGGCCCAGTGCACCTATTTCTCCTCCCATGAACATTGACACAGACAGAGATGCTTACGAGGACGGAACCGACGGTGATGACAATCTCGGCAATGCAGCGGATAGTCTTACTGAACAGTTATTGGGTGCTCAGACGTTCTTTACTGGAGAGAAAGAATACATCGAAGGGCTCCTTGCATCCATTCCTGCCGTGAAGACATCGGACTTGAAGTTAGAGTCATTCTTGTCGGAGATTGCTACTCCCTTGCACGAAGAAGCCAAGAAACTTCTGGTATTCACCGAATATCGATCCACACAAGATTACTTGGTGGAGGCTTTGCAAGAGCGCTTCCCTCTCTCACGTGTTCTCACACTCAATGGTGGCATGAGTTTGGAGCAAAAGCGGGAAACTACAAGCGCGTTTGCCAATGACGATAGCGCCATGTTCCTGGTTTCCACTGAGGCCGGTGGGGAAGGGATCAATTTACACTACCGCTGCCATGTCATGGCAAACTACGACCTGCCATGGAACCCCAGCCGTCTTGTGCAGCGCGCAGGGCGGCTGTATCGCTATGGTCAAAACGAACGTGTCATGGTGTTTAATCTGACTTCTAGCGATGGGTTTGACAATCAAACGCTTGGCCTCATGTTGCAAAGAGTGTACGCCATTGCACAAGATATGGCTCATGTCAGTGCTGAGTATCAGGAGGGCATGGAAACCGAAATCGTGGGTGAACTGTTAGAACGGCTTGACATGGCGGAGCTACTAGCCAACAGTCAGGCAATGAACATCAATCACACTGAGGCAGAAGTAGAAGAAGCGTTGCGACGTGCCAGAGAAGCTAAAGAGCAACAAGATAGATTGTTCGCCAATGTGAAAGGGTATGATCCAACGACCTCATCTACTCTGTATGCACTTGGTGCCAGCGACGTATTGGCCTTCTTGGAAGGTATTCTCCCGTACAAAGGCATTACATATGAGCGTCGGTTTGGTGGGCGCGCATTAGGGCTAAACTTGCCCCCGGAACTCATCGGAGCCTTCTCTGAGTTTCGACCACGCGCTTCCAACGTAGTGGTCACTGCCGACCGGCAACTTGCCCAAGAACACGGTGACATAGCTCAAATGGACTTTCGCAGTGAGTTCTTCAAGTGGCTCATTGAGTATGCTCAATCCCCTGAGTTCAGAGGCGAATTCGCAAGTGTTCCTAGCGAGGTTTCAGGGGCCCTTGCCCTCTTCAAACTTCGCTGGCAAAACGACCAAGGTGTGGCAAGCGAGGAGGAGTTGCTGCCAGTATTTTTGCCAGAGGGAAAAAAAGCACCTGTTGCACACCCGCGATTCTTCGGTGATATGTTGACTGAGCCGGCTGATTATCGTGTTGAGCCTCATGCCCTTGAACCTGATGAGCGTAGGCACCTTCTCGATATACTGGACTCAGAGGCTGCCGCTCGTTTGACAAGCCGGTGCACAATGTTTCGCCATCCCAACGACCTTATCCTTCTCGCTGCGGCGGATCTCGTATTCCAGTAA
- a CDS encoding PAC2 family protein, with product MKIGAFEFTEPIPHIEEPHVIAMLYPWLDAGSVGTLTLRRLERYFGSQELGRLEKPGAFFDFTRYRPTTRFRNGQRVQRVPNTRVSHLSGLTDPPIILMQVREPHANAEDYIASILEVLKALHVKRYSRIGAMYDAAPHTRPLQVTGTLNGEPMTGLRGLVSRRRSNYEGPTSIMNLLSQELPKIGVEDVSFMVRLPQYAQLEHDYAGTARLLEILATVYTMPADLPQTEAGRKQYAELDSEIKNNPAAQELVKRLESYYDSRHPNSAEERSAEEEAASDLPADIQSFLADMSQRLDNPN from the coding sequence ATGAAGATCGGCGCATTTGAGTTCACTGAACCGATCCCTCACATTGAAGAGCCGCACGTCATCGCCATGCTCTACCCATGGCTCGACGCAGGCAGCGTGGGCACACTCACCCTGCGCCGTCTCGAGCGTTACTTCGGCTCCCAGGAGCTTGGCCGATTGGAGAAGCCAGGCGCCTTCTTCGACTTCACGCGCTACCGCCCGACGACGCGTTTTCGCAACGGGCAGCGCGTGCAGCGTGTCCCCAACACCCGGGTGAGCCACTTGTCGGGCCTCACAGATCCGCCCATCATTCTGATGCAGGTGCGCGAACCTCACGCAAACGCCGAGGACTACATCGCCTCCATCCTCGAAGTGTTGAAGGCGCTACATGTGAAGCGGTACAGCCGCATCGGGGCCATGTACGACGCCGCGCCGCACACTCGCCCCCTCCAAGTCACCGGCACCCTCAACGGCGAACCGATGACGGGCCTGCGGGGGCTCGTCTCGCGGCGGCGCAGCAACTACGAGGGGCCAACCTCGATCATGAACCTCCTCTCGCAGGAGTTACCCAAGATCGGCGTCGAGGATGTCAGCTTCATGGTTCGGCTGCCGCAGTACGCGCAATTGGAGCACGACTACGCGGGCACGGCGCGGCTGCTGGAAATCCTCGCCACCGTCTACACCATGCCTGCAGACCTCCCGCAGACAGAGGCGGGCCGCAAACAGTACGCAGAGCTCGACTCGGAGATCAAGAACAACCCGGCGGCGCAGGAGTTGGTCAAGCGCTTGGAATCCTACTACGACTCGCGCCACCCCAACTCGGCGGAGGAGCGTTCCGCCGAAGAAGAAGCCGCTTCGGACCTCCCCGCCGACATCCAGAGCTTCCTCGCGGACATGAGCCAGCGCCTGGACAACCCGAACTAG
- a CDS encoding AAA family ATPase, with product MTMNPENFTQSAVQAIRHSQELVRHYRHSQWDVEHVLMALLEQQDGVPVQVLREIGVDTAALRADVASSLQRSPRLEYESQQIYPTPRVQRIMHDASVEAERLRDDFIGTEHLFIAISDERTGESAEILRARRVDTETIYQALSKVRGSQRVTDPHADDRYRSLEKFSRDLTQLAREGRLDPVVARDKVVQQAVQTLARRTKNNPVLLGEAGVGKTAVVEGLAQAIATGGVPDAIKGKRVLWLDMPGLVAGSKFRGEFEERLKAVMDEVFAARGEVILFIDEIHTVVGAGGAEGAIDASNMMKPALARGELQVIGATTPDEYRWYIERDSALERRFRPVWVDEPSEEDAILMVKALRPRYEAHHGVTIDDGAVDAAVRLSKRYVTERHLPDKAIDLIDEAAAKLRLQMSSMPEGIKELQRRASELQDQEEAAANRADYQFASELRAERVQVEHAAATERDAWLADEKLDMAVREDEIAALITVWTGVPVSQLMQSEADRLLHMEEALHKRVVGQEEAVTVVSEAIRRARAGLKDPKRPIGAFMFLGPTGVGKTELARTLAEFLFDDEEALIRIDMSEYMEYHTVSRLVGAPPGYVGYDEGGQLTEQVRRRPFRVVLFDEIEKAHPQVFNILLQLLEDGRLTDGHGNAVDFRNTIIIMTSNVGTGDIGRSNAMGFRRGDASYEAQRERTRVTIDIALKREFRPEFLNRLDEAIIFDSLTRDDLHRIVELMAVAVQSRLEEQSIALRVSDAAKDWLVKEGYDPVYGARPLRRAVQRHIENPLSNRILNGDFSHGDTVYVDVYADSNGLSFVATATPAETVVAA from the coding sequence ATGACGATGAATCCCGAAAACTTTACACAATCGGCTGTACAGGCCATCAGGCACTCGCAGGAACTTGTGCGGCATTACCGGCATTCCCAGTGGGACGTGGAACATGTCCTGATGGCCTTGTTGGAGCAACAGGACGGCGTGCCGGTGCAGGTGTTACGCGAGATCGGCGTTGACACGGCGGCGCTCCGAGCGGACGTCGCCTCCTCGCTGCAGCGTTCCCCTAGGCTCGAATACGAGTCTCAACAGATCTACCCGACGCCGCGTGTGCAGCGCATCATGCACGATGCGTCCGTTGAAGCCGAGAGACTCCGGGATGACTTCATTGGCACCGAGCATCTGTTCATCGCCATCAGCGATGAGCGGACGGGGGAATCGGCTGAGATACTACGCGCGCGCCGGGTCGACACGGAGACAATCTATCAGGCTCTCAGCAAAGTGCGTGGCTCGCAGCGCGTTACGGACCCCCACGCGGACGACCGCTATCGCTCGCTGGAGAAGTTTAGCCGCGACCTCACGCAGCTTGCACGTGAGGGCCGTTTGGACCCCGTCGTGGCGCGAGATAAAGTCGTGCAGCAGGCGGTCCAAACGCTCGCTCGGCGTACCAAGAACAACCCGGTTTTGCTCGGCGAAGCGGGAGTAGGAAAGACCGCCGTCGTCGAGGGGCTGGCGCAAGCCATCGCAACGGGCGGAGTGCCGGACGCCATCAAGGGCAAGCGCGTCTTGTGGCTGGACATGCCAGGGCTCGTGGCAGGGTCCAAGTTTCGGGGCGAGTTTGAGGAGCGCCTGAAGGCCGTCATGGACGAAGTCTTCGCAGCTAGGGGTGAGGTCATCCTCTTCATAGACGAGATCCACACCGTCGTGGGTGCGGGCGGCGCGGAGGGCGCCATTGACGCCTCCAACATGATGAAGCCGGCACTGGCTCGCGGTGAACTCCAGGTCATCGGCGCAACAACCCCCGACGAGTACCGCTGGTACATCGAGCGGGATTCAGCGCTCGAGCGACGCTTCCGGCCCGTGTGGGTGGACGAGCCCTCGGAGGAGGACGCCATCCTCATGGTGAAGGCGCTGCGCCCACGTTACGAGGCGCACCACGGCGTCACCATCGATGACGGTGCGGTGGATGCTGCCGTGCGCCTCAGCAAGCGTTACGTAACGGAACGCCACCTGCCTGACAAGGCAATCGACCTGATTGATGAGGCCGCGGCCAAGCTGCGTCTGCAAATGTCCAGTATGCCCGAAGGGATCAAAGAGTTGCAGCGCCGCGCGTCGGAATTGCAGGACCAGGAGGAGGCGGCCGCCAATCGCGCTGACTACCAGTTCGCGTCCGAACTGCGCGCCGAGCGGGTGCAGGTGGAGCACGCCGCCGCCACGGAGCGCGACGCCTGGTTGGCCGACGAGAAGCTGGACATGGCCGTCAGGGAGGACGAGATCGCGGCGTTGATCACCGTATGGACAGGTGTTCCCGTGAGCCAACTGATGCAGTCGGAGGCGGACCGGCTGCTGCACATGGAGGAGGCGCTGCACAAGCGGGTCGTCGGCCAGGAGGAAGCGGTGACGGTAGTGTCCGAGGCTATTCGACGCGCCCGGGCGGGCCTGAAGGACCCCAAGCGGCCTATTGGCGCGTTCATGTTTCTTGGGCCTACGGGCGTCGGCAAGACTGAGTTGGCTCGGACCTTGGCGGAGTTCCTCTTCGACGACGAGGAGGCGCTCATCCGCATCGACATGTCGGAGTATATGGAATACCACACCGTCTCGCGGCTGGTCGGCGCCCCCCCGGGCTATGTCGGCTATGACGAAGGCGGCCAGCTCACGGAGCAGGTGCGCCGCCGTCCGTTCCGCGTAGTGCTCTTTGATGAGATCGAAAAGGCGCACCCCCAGGTGTTTAACATCCTGCTTCAACTGCTGGAGGACGGCCGCTTGACCGACGGCCACGGCAACGCGGTCGACTTCCGCAATACGATCATCATCATGACGAGCAACGTAGGGACGGGAGACATCGGCCGGAGCAACGCCATGGGCTTTCGGCGTGGCGACGCCAGCTATGAAGCCCAGCGCGAGCGCACGCGCGTAACGATTGATATTGCTCTGAAGAGGGAGTTCCGCCCGGAGTTTCTCAACCGTCTGGATGAAGCCATCATCTTTGACTCACTGACCCGCGACGACCTGCACCGAATTGTTGAGTTGATGGCGGTCGCGGTGCAGTCGAGGCTGGAGGAGCAGTCCATCGCTCTACGTGTTTCTGATGCCGCCAAAGACTGGCTGGTGAAGGAGGGCTACGATCCGGTGTATGGCGCCCGGCCGTTGCGGCGGGCGGTGCAGCGCCACATCGAAAACCCGCTGTCCAACCGCATCCTGAACGGAGACTTTAGTCACGGCGACACGGTCTATGTCGACGTGTACGCCGATAGCAACGGGCTATCGTTCGTTGCGACGGCCACACCAGCAGAGACAGTTGTGGCTGCATAG
- a CDS encoding cyclase family protein, which translates to MPDLPTQDEVLAYFESLSNWGRWGDDDQLGTMNHITPETRRRAVSLVREGVTVSCSRTLNNAPGPDVMAQPVHYMIESGEGYAHDEKAGPPRPYQTSSDFIGVAFHGHTVTHVDSLAHFFFDGKMYNGKPSSLVSTRYGATWESIEVLQGGILTRGVLLDIPRLRGVPWFNPGEGILREDIEAAEEAQGVRVEPGDVLLVRTGQLRRRAELGPWNIAGEGGTGTHANCLPFYHERSIAMLGSDTGNSLVHPGFDRLGNPVHQVGIVAMGLWILDNADLEALTEACQERGRWEFMLTINPLRIEGGTGSPANPVAVF; encoded by the coding sequence ATGCCGGACTTGCCGACGCAAGACGAAGTGCTCGCTTACTTCGAGTCTCTGAGCAACTGGGGTCGCTGGGGCGACGATGACCAGCTTGGCACCATGAACCACATCACACCGGAAACGCGCCGTCGTGCTGTGTCGCTGGTGCGAGAGGGCGTTACCGTGTCGTGCTCGCGAACGCTCAACAACGCTCCCGGCCCGGATGTCATGGCACAGCCCGTCCACTACATGATTGAATCGGGTGAGGGCTACGCGCATGACGAGAAGGCAGGGCCGCCACGGCCCTATCAGACATCATCGGACTTTATCGGCGTGGCCTTCCACGGCCATACCGTCACCCACGTCGACAGCTTGGCGCACTTTTTCTTCGACGGGAAAATGTACAACGGCAAGCCGTCCAGCCTCGTGTCCACCCGCTACGGCGCCACGTGGGAATCGATTGAAGTGCTGCAGGGCGGCATCCTGACCCGCGGTGTCCTGCTGGACATCCCTAGGCTGCGCGGCGTCCCGTGGTTCAACCCCGGCGAGGGCATCCTCCGTGAGGATATTGAAGCGGCAGAGGAGGCACAGGGCGTGCGTGTGGAACCTGGTGACGTCCTGTTGGTGCGCACAGGGCAACTCCGGCGACGTGCCGAGTTGGGGCCGTGGAACATCGCCGGAGAGGGAGGCACCGGCACGCACGCCAACTGCCTGCCCTTCTACCACGAGCGCTCCATCGCCATGCTCGGCTCCGACACCGGCAACAGCCTGGTACACCCCGGGTTCGACCGGTTGGGGAACCCGGTTCACCAGGTTGGCATCGTGGCCATGGGACTCTGGATCCTTGACAACGCGGACCTGGAGGCGCTGACAGAGGCATGTCAGGAGCGTGGCCGCTGGGAGTTCATGCTCACAATCAATCCCCTGCGTATTGAGGGCGGCACTGGCTCTCCCGCAAACCCTGTAGCAGTCTTCTAG
- a CDS encoding Rieske 2Fe-2S domain-containing protein — protein sequence MLSASDNALMCQVGPGTPTGEMIRQHWIPALMSRELPSPDSDPVRVRLLSEDLVAFRDTDGKVGLIDNYCPHRRTSLFFGRNEECGLRCVYHGWKFDVNGDCVDMPSEPAESNFKDKVKIKAYPCMERSGIIWTYMGPRRELPPLPDIEPNMLPDDVEQSVWTAMRDCNFVQALEGDIDTSHLGFLHLGSVTADKLSPGSYDYYTVRDRAPLGYDVVDTDYGTSYGAWRPAEEDSIYWRIAHFLLPFYTMIPTSVLGWQILVRAWVPIDDEHTMFWNISGPNPVARGIGSAGLGTNVPGASLLPQFLPQGTGFLGRWRLAARAENDYRIDREAQKTNKIFTGISGIHLQDQSVTEQMGAIADRTKEHLGSSDSMVIKTRRRIISASINLQEGMVPATVDRPELYQERSGGTILPKGQGWFEATRDLRKAFVDRPELEGADRGPHR from the coding sequence ATGCTATCCGCCAGTGACAATGCACTGATGTGTCAGGTGGGGCCGGGGACGCCCACCGGCGAGATGATTCGGCAGCATTGGATCCCCGCCCTCATGTCGAGGGAGCTGCCGAGCCCGGACAGCGACCCCGTCCGCGTGCGCCTGCTCAGCGAGGACCTCGTCGCCTTCCGCGACACCGACGGCAAGGTGGGGCTCATCGATAACTATTGTCCGCACCGGCGCACGAGCCTCTTCTTCGGGCGCAATGAGGAGTGCGGGCTCCGCTGCGTCTACCATGGATGGAAGTTCGACGTGAACGGTGACTGCGTCGACATGCCGTCGGAACCCGCCGAGTCCAATTTCAAGGACAAGGTCAAGATCAAGGCCTACCCCTGCATGGAGCGCAGCGGCATCATCTGGACATACATGGGCCCACGCAGGGAGCTTCCGCCGCTGCCGGACATCGAGCCGAACATGTTGCCCGACGACGTCGAGCAGTCGGTCTGGACGGCCATGCGTGACTGCAACTTCGTGCAGGCGCTTGAGGGCGACATCGACACGTCTCACCTGGGCTTCCTGCACCTCGGCAGCGTGACGGCCGACAAGCTGTCGCCAGGCTCCTACGACTACTATACGGTCAGAGACCGCGCTCCCCTCGGCTACGACGTGGTCGACACGGACTACGGCACGTCCTACGGCGCGTGGCGACCGGCGGAAGAGGACTCCATCTACTGGCGCATCGCCCACTTTCTGCTGCCCTTCTACACCATGATCCCGACCAGCGTGCTGGGGTGGCAGATCCTGGTGCGGGCATGGGTGCCGATCGACGACGAGCACACGATGTTCTGGAACATCTCCGGCCCCAACCCCGTCGCCCGCGGCATCGGCAGCGCCGGCCTAGGAACCAACGTTCCGGGCGCCAGCCTCCTTCCCCAGTTCCTCCCCCAGGGCACCGGCTTCCTGGGCCGCTGGCGCCTGGCCGCTCGCGCGGAGAACGACTACCGCATCGACCGCGAGGCGCAGAAGACCAACAAGATCTTCACCGGCATCAGCGGCATCCACCTGCAGGACCAGTCGGTGACGGAGCAAATGGGCGCCATTGCTGACCGTACCAAGGAGCACCTTGGATCAAGCGACTCCATGGTCATCAAGACCCGGCGACGCATCATCAGCGCCTCCATCAACCTGCAGGAAGGTATGGTTCCCGCCACGGTAGACCGCCCGGAGCTTTACCAGGAGCGATCGGGCGGCACCATCTTGCCCAAGGGGCAGGGCTGGTTTGAGGCGACCCGCGATCTGCGCAAGGCGTTCGTGGACCGGCCGGAGCTTGAGGGTGCGGACCGCGGTCCGCACCGGTAA
- a CDS encoding thiamine pyrophosphate-binding protein produces the protein MARLSPGQSVVEALRAEGISYVFGIVGGTFLEILDALYDAEDIKFVSTRHEQGAAFMADGFARASGKSAVCLATNGPGATNLVTGVYAAYTGHSPVIAIAGAPARDVVYRDAFQEADHVSLFRPVTKRALSVNTSERIPELFRHAFRTAMTGKKGPVFIDIPRDLLDGAPIEHPEASPPSYRVHQRLPADPELVGRSASLLASAERPVIVVGGGVIQSGASETVVQIAELLSAPMITSYGRNDAVPNGHALYVGPLGRAGAVEAGQICARADVILAAGTRLSNFTSFYDNRYISADAKVIQIEIDERELGRNYPVAVGIQADAGAALSSMLEALQPRDAQPDRAAWAAEGAALRAQRRARLEDESTWTGTPLKPQRVYGELRKVLPPEAIMVLDAGACPAFGYDRLDFHRPGTLITPLDFGGLGFAFPEALGAKLGRPDAPVVAIHGDGGFLFNVQEIETAVREGIAMVTIVMNNNVWGSEMAYQQALYPGREIGARITNPRFDKLAELFGARGYYVDRAEDVGDAVTEAIESNQTCVIEIPVDPDELPRPARLVESGR, from the coding sequence ATGGCGCGATTGTCGCCCGGTCAGTCCGTAGTGGAGGCGCTTAGAGCCGAGGGCATTTCCTACGTCTTTGGCATCGTAGGCGGCACATTCCTCGAGATTCTCGACGCCCTCTATGACGCCGAGGACATCAAGTTCGTCAGCACCCGCCACGAGCAAGGTGCAGCCTTCATGGCGGACGGCTTCGCCCGTGCGTCTGGGAAGTCGGCCGTTTGCCTTGCAACCAACGGTCCAGGCGCGACAAACCTCGTCACTGGCGTCTACGCCGCCTACACCGGCCATTCCCCGGTCATCGCCATCGCCGGCGCACCTGCCCGCGACGTCGTCTATCGCGACGCCTTCCAAGAAGCCGATCACGTCTCTCTCTTCCGTCCCGTCACCAAGCGGGCGCTCAGCGTGAACACATCCGAACGCATACCTGAGCTCTTCCGCCACGCCTTCCGCACAGCCATGACTGGCAAGAAGGGCCCGGTCTTCATCGACATCCCTCGCGACCTTCTGGACGGTGCCCCTATCGAACACCCGGAGGCAAGTCCGCCATCCTACCGCGTCCACCAGCGGTTGCCCGCCGACCCCGAGCTTGTGGGTCGCTCGGCATCGCTGCTGGCATCAGCGGAGCGGCCGGTCATCGTCGTGGGCGGTGGCGTAATCCAGAGCGGCGCCTCAGAGACGGTTGTGCAGATCGCAGAGCTTCTCTCTGCGCCGATGATCACCAGCTATGGCCGCAACGACGCTGTCCCCAACGGTCACGCCCTTTATGTCGGCCCTCTTGGCCGCGCGGGTGCAGTCGAGGCGGGGCAGATTTGCGCCCGCGCTGATGTCATCCTCGCGGCGGGGACGCGCCTCTCAAACTTCACCTCCTTCTACGACAACCGCTACATATCGGCGGACGCGAAGGTCATTCAGATTGAAATTGACGAGCGAGAACTCGGACGAAACTACCCTGTGGCCGTCGGTATCCAGGCCGACGCGGGCGCCGCGCTGTCAAGCATGCTTGAGGCCCTGCAGCCCCGAGATGCTCAGCCCGACCGCGCCGCGTGGGCTGCCGAGGGCGCGGCCCTCAGGGCGCAGCGCCGCGCCAGGCTAGAAGACGAGTCAACATGGACGGGCACACCACTGAAGCCGCAACGTGTCTACGGCGAGTTGCGGAAGGTGCTGCCGCCGGAGGCCATTATGGTGTTGGACGCCGGTGCTTGCCCCGCCTTCGGCTACGACCGGCTTGACTTTCACCGTCCTGGAACGCTTATCACGCCGCTCGACTTCGGCGGGCTGGGCTTCGCCTTCCCGGAGGCCCTTGGCGCGAAGCTGGGCCGCCCCGATGCCCCCGTCGTCGCCATTCACGGCGACGGCGGTTTCCTCTTTAACGTGCAGGAGATCGAAACCGCCGTGCGTGAGGGCATCGCTATGGTTACCATCGTCATGAACAACAACGTCTGGGGCTCAGAGATGGCCTACCAGCAGGCGCTTTACCCTGGTCGGGAGATCGGCGCGCGCATCACCAACCCGCGGTTCGACAAGCTGGCTGAGCTCTTTGGCGCGCGTGGTTATTACGTGGACCGCGCGGAAGATGTCGGCGACGCCGTTACAGAGGCTATCGAGTCCAACCAGACGTGCGTCATAGAAATCCCAGTGGATCCCGACGAACTTCCCCGGCCTGCGCGGCTCGTGGAATCAGGCCGTTAG